A stretch of DNA from Bradyrhizobium algeriense:
GCCAGTCGCTGGTGCCTAACGTGGCCGCAGGCGATGTCGCGCTGCTGCCGGAGGGGACCTACTACATCATTTCCAACTATGGCGACGCCAACTCCGTCGTGCGCTCCGACATCCGCGTCCAGGCCGGCAAGCTGACGGACGTGACGGTCAGCCACCGCGCGGCGGTGATCACGCTAAAACTCGTCAGCGACCGGGGCGGCGAGGCACTCGCCAACACCGCGTGGTCTGTGATCACGCCGGGCGGCGACGTCATCAAGGAATCGATCGGCGCATTTCCGCGCGTCGTGTTGTCCGAAGGCGAATACCGGGCGATTGCCAAGAACGAAGGCAAGGTGTTCGAGCGTCCCTTCAACGTCGTCAACGGCGTCGACGCCGAGGTCGAGGTCGTGGCGAGGTAGCCACGTTAGCGCGAGGCACTAGCGATCTCGTGTGCCGGACGCAGTGCAGATACCCTTCGGCGGTACACCGCAGGCCTAGACACAAAATCCCGAAAACAACCCCATGCAAAGTAGAATGGGCCCCGGATATAAGCACTCAGGCCGCCTGCGTCCGGGGGCATGAGATGGTCCGTCGTCACGGCCCAACCTAATTTCATGCCGCGCACACCATTCATGCCCGGCGTAGTCCGGGGCATGCATCCTCTTGCTGAATCTAGAACCGCGTCACGATATCCGACAGCGCCGGCCGCGGACGGTCTTCGACAGGCTTTGCCGGCGTGCCGATATGGATGAAGCCGGCGAGTTTTTCGTCCGCCTTCAATCCAAGTCCGTCGAGCACATCGCGGTCGAAAGCGAACCAGCCGGTGAGCCAGTTGGCGCCATAGCCGAGTGCGGTGGCGGCGGTGAGGATATTCATCGCGCTGGCGCCCGCAGACAATTCCTGCTCCCAGGCCGGCACCTTCGGATGCGGCCGGGTAAAGCTCACCACGGCGATCACCAGCGGTGCGTCCATCAGCCGGCGCTTTTCGATCTCGATGTCGGCGGCCGGGGCTGACGGGTTCTTTTTAGCAAACACCCGAGCAATGACATCGCCGGCCCGCGCCCGGGCGTCGCCTTCGAACACGATGAAGCGCCACGGCGTCAGCTTGCCGTGGTCCGGCACCCGCGCGCCGATGGTCAGGATGGTCTCGAGTTCGGCAGCCGTGGGGCCGGGCCCGCTCATCTCGCGAGGCTTGACCGAGCGGCGGATCTTCAGGAGCTCAATGGCATCGGGCACAATAGGGCGCTTTCGTAGGAAGTGGCTGTGCCAGAGATAGTGGCACAGCCGCTCCAGCGGAAGCGGATTTAGACCGATTATGATCAGACCGCCGACCGCATCCGCTTCACATCCGGCGGTGTCGCTTCCTCCACCAGCGCGGCCAGCGCCTCGTCGGTCGGCATCACCTTCTGGCCCTCGCTGCCGAGCCGGCGGATCGAGACCGAATGGGTCTCGGCTTCCTTCTTGCCGACGACGAGAAGGGCCGGGATCTTCGCCAGCGAGTGCTCGCGGACCTTGTAGTTGATCTTCTCGTTGCGCAGGTCGATTTCGACGCGCAGGCCGGCGCGTCGCGCTGCGGCCGCGACCACCTTGGCGTATTCGTCTCCCTCGGAGGTGATGGTCGTCACCACGGCCTGGATCGGTGCAAGCCAGAGGGGGAAGTTGCCGGCGAAATGCTCGATCAGGATGCCGATGAAGCGTTCCATCGAGCCGCAGATCGCGCGGTGCACCATCACAGGCGCCTTCTTCGAGCCGTCGGCATCGATATAGAACGCACCAAAACGTTCCGGCAGGTTGAAGTCGACCTGCGTGGTGCCGCATTGCCAGTCGCGGCCGATGGCGTCGCGCAGCACGTATTCAAACTTCGGCCCGTAGAACGCGCCTTCGCCGGGGTTGATGGCGGTCTTGATGCGATTGCTGCCGCTGGCCTGAATTTCCGCCAGCACAGTGGCCATCACACGCTCGGCATGGTCCCACATCTCGTCGGTGCCGACGCGCTTGTCCGGCTTGGTCGAGAGTTTTATCGTGAGCTCGCCCTCGAAGCCGAAATCGGCGTAGGTCGACAGGATCAGCTCGTTGATCTTGAGACACTCGTCGGCAAGCTGGGCTTCGGTGCAGAAGACGTGCGCGTCGTCTTGCGTAAAGCCGCGCACGCGCATCAGGCCGTGCATGGCGCCCGACGGCTCGTAGCGGTGCACCACGCCGAATTCGGCAAGGCGCAAGGGCAGGTCGCGGTAGCTCTTCAAGCCATGCTTGAAGATCTGCACGTGGCCCGGACAGTTCATCGGCTTCAGCGCGAACCAGCGCTTGTCCTCGGCCTCGTCGCCGGCGGACTGCGCCGCGAACATGTTCTCGCGGTACCAGTCCCAATGGCCCGAGGTTTCCCACAGCGCCTTGTCGAGGATCTGCGGCGCGTTGACCTCGCTGTAATCGCCGGTCAGGCGGCGGCGCATATAGGCGATCAGCGCCTGGAAAATTGTCCAGCCCTTCGGGTGCCAGAACACCACGCCGGGGCCTTCCTCCTGGAAGTGGAACAGGTCGAGCTCGCGGCCGAGCCTGCGGTGGTCGCGCTTCTCGGCTTCCTCGATCTGCTTGAGGTAAGCGTCGAGCTCTTCCTGCTTGGCAAACGCCGTGCCGTAGATGCGCGTCAGCATCGGGTTGTTCGAGTCGCCACGCCAATAGGCGCCCGCCACCTTCATCAGCTTGAAGGCGTTGCCGACCTTGCCGGTCGAACTCATATGCGGGCCGCGGCAGAGATCGAACCAGTCGCCCTGGAAATAGATCTTGATCGGCTCGTCGCCGGGAATGGCGTCGACCAGCTCGACCTTGAAGGCCTCGCCCTTGTCGCGGAACACCTGCTTGGTCTTCTCGCGATCCCACACCTCCTTGGTGAAGGGCTTGTCGCGCGCGATGATTTCGCGCATCCGCTTTTCGATCGCGGCGAAGTCTTCCGGCGTGAACGGCTCGTTGCGGAAGAAGTCGTAGTAGAAGCCGTTCTCGATCACCGGGCCGATGGTAACCTGCGTGCCCGGCCACAGCGACTGCACGGCTTCCGCCAGCACATGTGCGCAGTCGTGGCGGATCAATTCCAGCGCACGCGCATCGTCGCGGTTGATGAGCTCGATCTTCGCGTCGCCCGAAATCGGATCGTTGAGGTCGACGACCACGCCGTCCAGCGCCATCGCCACCGTGCGCTTGGCCAGCGAGGGCGAGATGCCCTTGGCGATGTCGAGCCCGGTGATGTCCTTGGGATATTCGCGCTTCGCGCCGTCCGGGAAAGTGAGGGTGATTTTTTCCAGGGGCTCGGCCGGCTTCAAATTGGCAAGGCCGAACTGGAATCCGGATGCAGGCGTATTCTGGTCAGGCATATCAGTCTCCTAAAGCTCACTCCTGCGAACGAGCGCAGGTAAGCGGAATGCTGCGGTATAGCAGGGGATTCGGCGCCTGCAATCGGGCAATTTGCTAAATTGGGCGTGATGGAAGCCGCCGCGGGGGGCCGCAACCGGGGCCTCATTGCCCGGAAAAACGGATTACTTCTTCACAGCCAACGCACGCAGAGCCCGCGAGGCATCAGCGGAATCAAATCAATAATCTCATGACGGCGATGACAAATAGTCCGGCATCGCGGCCTTTTCTTGGCGCGGCTCGCCGCGTATATGCACGTGCATGAAACATGTGCCCATGCCTGTCCGGGCCGAACGCCGCTTTGCGCCCAGCGCACTTATGCTCGGCAACATTGTCACCGGCTGCTCGGTGTTGGCGCCGGCAGGCATGCTCGGCGAATTGTCCTCTGGTCTCGATATCAGCATCCGCACCGCGGGGCTGCTGATCACCTTCGGTGCGATCATGCTCTGCGTCGGTTCACCCGTTACGGCGTGGCTGACTTCCAGGATCGATCGCCGCACCTTGCTGACGGCGACGCTCGCAGTGCTTGCGTTTACCAACTTCGCCTCCGCCTTCGCGCCCGATTATACCAGCCTGCTCATCATCCGTCTGGTGATGCTCGCGGTCGGCGCGCTCTATACGCCGCAGGCGGCCGGGACTGCCGGGCTGATCGTTCCGGAGCAAAAGCGCGGCAGCACCATCGCCTACATCTTTCTCGGTTGGTCGCTGGCGGCGGCGGTCGGCCTGCCGCTGATCACCTTCATCGCCAGCCGATATGGCTGGCGCGCGGCCTATGGCAGCATTGGCCTGATCGGCTGCGTAAGCTTCCTTCTTCTGGCCTGGCGCCTGCCGCGTGGGCTGATGGGCGCGCCGGTCGACCTCAAGACATGGGCCGCTATCGGCCGCAACAGGCTGATCGTGCTGTTGCTGTTAATCACCACGCTGCAGATGTCCGGTCAGTTCGTGGTGTTCACCTTCATGGCGCCGCTGCTGGCGAGGCTGACGGGGGCAGGGCCGGATGCGATCGGGCTGGTATTTGCGGTCTATGGTGTATGCGGCGTCATCGGCACGGCGATCGGAACCCGTATCGTCGATTCCTGGGGCGCCTGGAAGACGTCGGTATTCTTCACGGTGCTGTTGCTGGCGGGCGTGGCCGGCTGGGCGCTCAGCGCCGGCATCTATCCGCTGATGGCTGTGTCGGTCGCGATTTGGGGCCTCGGTTTTGCCTCCACCAATTCGATGCAGCAGGTGCGGCTGGTCGGCGCGGCACCTGCGCTCTCATCCGCTTCGGTGTCGCTCAACACGTCGGTGCTCTACATCGGGCAGGCGGTGGGATCGGCGATAGGCGGGTTTCTCTACGCGCGCGATCTGCTCCATGCCGCGGGTTACGTCGCCGCGGCCTTCGTTGCACTGGCGCTGGTGGCGGTGATCCTGACCAAACCGAAAAATAGTCTTTAGCGGAACATGATCAAAGCGGGTGACGGCTCACACGCCGCGATGGCGCGGCGAAGAGGCGGCTACCGGTTTGAGTACGGCGCGCTGGCGACTTGCGTCAAAGCGGGCGTTGCCGCCATCTTGACCAGCACGTCCTTGACCGGATGCTCGGTCCAGGCCTGCGTGACGTAGTTGCGGTGGGTGACGCCGTCGGGCGTCTTCACGAACACGACGCTGCCGGGCCGCAGCGGCCCGTCGATGCTCTCGGTGACCGTGATGCCCCTGTCGCGGAGCATCTGCATCAGCTCCTGGTCGTGCCGCTTGGTGTAGCGGGTATACGAAGAGACGAAGAAGCCGGTCCGGTTTTTCTCGATCCAGGACGCGAACTTGTCGAGTTCGCCGTAGACAGCGTCGAGCAGGAACACGCCGCGGACCCGGTTGGGGACGCCACCGACCTCGAGGCTCCAGGCGGTCGGCAGGAAGCCGCCGCTATAGCCGACGATCACGATCGGCAGGTTCGCGAATGCCTGCGCCGACTTTGGATCGCCGTAGAGGCGGGCGAGGTGGCTCGCCGACTCATCGATGAAGCGCTTGAAGCCGCCCGGCTGCCAGAACTTGCCGGCCGAGGAATCGGCGGCGTTCACCGCGAGCTGGGGCGCGAGCAGCACGGCGTTGACGCCGGAATCCGAGATCTGCTGCGGCACCAGTTGCCGGTCGCGGACGTCGCGCTCCAGCGTCGCGCCATTGCCGTGGAAGAACACCACGATCACGCCCGGCTTCCTGGCATCGAACGTCTCGGGGACATGCACCAGCACGCGGCTGTCGTTGTAGGTCTCGTCCTGCCAATAGACCCGGCCGCCATAGCTGCGGTGGCCCTTGCGGTCGCCCTTGGAGATGTTGAGGAACGGTTCTTCGGAGCGCGGATTGGTGCCGAAATAGGGGAAGGCCGAGGACTTCATGCTGACCAGCGTGGTCAATTCTTCGCGCTCGCTGCGGGGCAGCGCCAACGTCTGCGTCAGCGACGCGACCCTCACGGGCTCGGTACGCGCGGCGCGCGGCTGAGGCGCCAGCGCAACCTGGCGCTGGACCTGCGGCAGGCTTTCATTGGCGGTCGGGAAACGGTCGGCAAATTGCGGCTGCGGGAAACGGTCGTCAAACGTATCGATTGAAGTCCGGGACTTTGCGGCCCGGGATTTTGCGCCATCCGTGCTCGCCGCCAGCATTCCCGCGCTCGGCGCCTTGCCGCATTGAACCAGGACAAACGCCAGCGGCACGCACAGCGCAGCCATCGCAACCCAATGCCATCGGAGCGGCAAGGGAAACGACAAGGGGATCGGCAAGGCGCGGCGCGGCATGACCGGGGACACTGCCCGGTTGGCGCGATCAACTGTCAGGAATTTCGGAATTGCTCCGACCATCCACCCCAATGTCCCAAGATCGACCGTCAACCGGCGTAAGCTCGCACGCGTTTAGGCGACATTAAGCGTCCGGAAAAACTCCCCACGTCCGGAAGCCCCGAGGAGACCATGCAATCGTGTCGCGATTGTGGGACCGTCACGATGTTTTCGCAATCCAGCAGTGCCACGGGGAAGCTGGCGGTACCATAGAACCTATTTTGTCTCTCAATTTAAACCATTGTTAACATTGCTTGAATTGAGGCGCGTGTGCCTGCACGATGGCAGCTCCTGGCTGCGGCGCTGAAGGTACGGTCCGAGATGGCGGCATCAGAAACGGGAAGCCCGGCGTGGCCCGGCTCGCGCTCCGGCAGCGGCTCCAGCGTTTCGGTACTGGTGGCGGTTGCCATCGTCGTTGCCGACATGGTCGGCGTCGGCGTCTTCACCAGCCTCGGCTTTCAGGTCAAGGACATCCCCTCGGGCTTTTCGATCCTGTTGCTGTGGACGATAGGCGGCATCGTCGCGTTGTGCGGGGTGTTTTCCTACGGTGAACTGGGCGCGATGTTTCCGCGCTCGAGCGGCGAGTACAACTTCCTCGGCCGGGCCTATCACCCGGCCTTCGGTTTTGTGGCGGGCTGGGTGTCGGCAACCGTCGGCTTCGCCGCACCGGTCGCGCTGGCTGCCATGGCATTCGGCGAGTACGGCAAGTCGGTCGTGCCCAACGCGCCGCCGCTGGCGCTGGCGATCGGCGTGGTCTGGCTGGTGTCGCTGGTGCAACTCACCGGCGTGCGGCATTCCTCGAACTTTCAACTGATCGCGACCATTCTGAAGGTATTGCTGATCGTAGCCTTCCTGGTCAGCGGATTTGTGATCGGCACGGCGCAGCCGGTATCGTTCGCGCCATCGGCTTCCGACTTCACCCATATCGTCAGCGCGCCGTTCGCGATCAGCCTCGTGTTCGTGATGTATTCGTTCTCGGGGTGGAACGCGGCAACCTACATCATCGGTGAGGTGAGGTTGCCCGAGCGCAACGTGCCGCGGGCGATGCTGTTCGGAACGCTGATCGTGCTGGTGCTGTATGTGGCGCTCAACGCGGTGTTCCTGCACACCGCGCCGATCGACAAGCTCGCTGGTCAACTCGACG
This window harbors:
- a CDS encoding nitroreductase, producing the protein MPDAIELLKIRRSVKPREMSGPGPTAAELETILTIGARVPDHGKLTPWRFIVFEGDARARAGDVIARVFAKKNPSAPAADIEIEKRRLMDAPLVIAVVSFTRPHPKVPAWEQELSAGASAMNILTAATALGYGANWLTGWFAFDRDVLDGLGLKADEKLAGFIHIGTPAKPVEDRPRPALSDIVTRF
- the thrS gene encoding threonine--tRNA ligase, with the protein product MPDQNTPASGFQFGLANLKPAEPLEKITLTFPDGAKREYPKDITGLDIAKGISPSLAKRTVAMALDGVVVDLNDPISGDAKIELINRDDARALELIRHDCAHVLAEAVQSLWPGTQVTIGPVIENGFYYDFFRNEPFTPEDFAAIEKRMREIIARDKPFTKEVWDREKTKQVFRDKGEAFKVELVDAIPGDEPIKIYFQGDWFDLCRGPHMSSTGKVGNAFKLMKVAGAYWRGDSNNPMLTRIYGTAFAKQEELDAYLKQIEEAEKRDHRRLGRELDLFHFQEEGPGVVFWHPKGWTIFQALIAYMRRRLTGDYSEVNAPQILDKALWETSGHWDWYRENMFAAQSAGDEAEDKRWFALKPMNCPGHVQIFKHGLKSYRDLPLRLAEFGVVHRYEPSGAMHGLMRVRGFTQDDAHVFCTEAQLADECLKINELILSTYADFGFEGELTIKLSTKPDKRVGTDEMWDHAERVMATVLAEIQASGSNRIKTAINPGEGAFYGPKFEYVLRDAIGRDWQCGTTQVDFNLPERFGAFYIDADGSKKAPVMVHRAICGSMERFIGILIEHFAGNFPLWLAPIQAVVTTITSEGDEYAKVVAAAARRAGLRVEIDLRNEKINYKVREHSLAKIPALLVVGKKEAETHSVSIRRLGSEGQKVMPTDEALAALVEEATPPDVKRMRSAV
- a CDS encoding MFS transporter, with translation MPVRAERRFAPSALMLGNIVTGCSVLAPAGMLGELSSGLDISIRTAGLLITFGAIMLCVGSPVTAWLTSRIDRRTLLTATLAVLAFTNFASAFAPDYTSLLIIRLVMLAVGALYTPQAAGTAGLIVPEQKRGSTIAYIFLGWSLAAAVGLPLITFIASRYGWRAAYGSIGLIGCVSFLLLAWRLPRGLMGAPVDLKTWAAIGRNRLIVLLLLITTLQMSGQFVVFTFMAPLLARLTGAGPDAIGLVFAVYGVCGVIGTAIGTRIVDSWGAWKTSVFFTVLLLAGVAGWALSAGIYPLMAVSVAIWGLGFASTNSMQQVRLVGAAPALSSASVSLNTSVLYIGQAVGSAIGGFLYARDLLHAAGYVAAAFVALALVAVILTKPKNSL
- a CDS encoding alpha/beta hydrolase, which produces MVGAIPKFLTVDRANRAVSPVMPRRALPIPLSFPLPLRWHWVAMAALCVPLAFVLVQCGKAPSAGMLAASTDGAKSRAAKSRTSIDTFDDRFPQPQFADRFPTANESLPQVQRQVALAPQPRAARTEPVRVASLTQTLALPRSEREELTTLVSMKSSAFPYFGTNPRSEEPFLNISKGDRKGHRSYGGRVYWQDETYNDSRVLVHVPETFDARKPGVIVVFFHGNGATLERDVRDRQLVPQQISDSGVNAVLLAPQLAVNAADSSAGKFWQPGGFKRFIDESASHLARLYGDPKSAQAFANLPIVIVGYSGGFLPTAWSLEVGGVPNRVRGVFLLDAVYGELDKFASWIEKNRTGFFVSSYTRYTKRHDQELMQMLRDRGITVTESIDGPLRPGSVVFVKTPDGVTHRNYVTQAWTEHPVKDVLVKMAATPALTQVASAPYSNR
- a CDS encoding APC family permease, which encodes MAASETGSPAWPGSRSGSGSSVSVLVAVAIVVADMVGVGVFTSLGFQVKDIPSGFSILLLWTIGGIVALCGVFSYGELGAMFPRSSGEYNFLGRAYHPAFGFVAGWVSATVGFAAPVALAAMAFGEYGKSVVPNAPPLALAIGVVWLVSLVQLTGVRHSSNFQLIATILKVLLIVAFLVSGFVIGTAQPVSFAPSASDFTHIVSAPFAISLVFVMYSFSGWNAATYIIGEVRLPERNVPRAMLFGTLIVLVLYVALNAVFLHTAPIDKLAGQLDVARISGSYIFGEFGGRIVGAMICFGLISSISAMMWIGPRVMMTMGEDLPVLRAFARRSTGGAPAYAILFQLTVASLMLFTRSFEAVLDFIQFALLFCSFFTVLGVIKLRITHPDLPRPYRAWGYPVTPVVFLLVTGFMMYYLLTERPLQSLLGLLIMCSGLLIYAVFRKRADQAPAAVSAGSE